Proteins encoded by one window of Corythoichthys intestinalis isolate RoL2023-P3 chromosome 20, ASM3026506v1, whole genome shotgun sequence:
- the si:ch73-206p6.1 gene encoding phospholipid scramblase 1: protein MNMYEVPSPGIPGCPPGLEYLTQVDQLLIKQKVELVEALVGFESNNKYEVRNSMGQNVFYAVEENDCLSRQCCGPMRPFSIHVLDNFGQEIITVTRPLKCMSCFFPCCLQELEVQAPPGNTVGYVVQQWHPFSPKFIVANELTEPVLKIHGPFCGWSCLPDVDFEILTMDEVSKIGKISKQWTGLLREVFTDTDNFGIQFPMDLDVRMKAVMIGACFLIDFMFFESTN from the exons ATGAACATGTACGAGGTTCCTAGTCCGGGAATACCAGGCTGTCCACCTGGATTAGAATACCTCACTCAG GTGGACCAGTTGCTCATCAAACAGAAAGTTGAGCTGGTTGAAG CTCTCGTCGGATTTGAGAGCAACAACAAGTACGAGGTGCGCAACTCCATGGGCCAAAATGTGTTTTACGCCGTGGAGGAGAACGACTGCCTGAGTAGACAGTGCTGCGGTCCCATGCGCCCTTTCTCTATCCATGTACTGGACAATTTTGGCCAGGAGATCATTACCGTCACCCGCCCCCTCAAGTGCATGTCCTGTTTCTTCCCATGTTGTCTACAGGAG TTGGAGGTGCAGGCCCCTCCAGGCAACACTGTGGGGTACGTCGTGCAGCAGTGGCACCCCTTCTCCCCAAAATTCATCGTCGCCAATGAACTCACGGAACCAGTCCTCAAGATCCACGGGCCGTTCTGTGGATGGAGCTGCCTGCCAGATGTCGACTTCGAG ATCTTGACCATGGATGAAGTCAGCAAGATTGGGAAAATCAGCAAGCAATGGACAGGCCTTCTTCGGGAAGTATTCACAGATACCGACAATTTTGGAATCCAGTTTCCGATGGACTTGGACGTGAGGATGAAGGCTGTCATGATCGGGGCATGTTTTCTCATT GATTTCATGTTTTTTGAGTCTACTAACTAA